A single Ziziphus jujuba cultivar Dongzao chromosome 11, ASM3175591v1 DNA region contains:
- the LOC107432303 gene encoding uncharacterized protein LOC107432303 isoform X1 — MAVSEEECSSAKSRSSSSASSSNHYLAKCVLRGSVVLQVVYGHIRSPSSLDVVFGKENSIELVIIGEDGIVQSVSEQPVFGTIKDLAILPWNDKFRSRNPQMLGKDLLIVISDSGKLSFLSFSNEMHRFFPVTQVQLSNPGNSRNQLGRMLAVDSSGCFIAASAYENRLAMFSVSVSAGSDIIDKKIMYPSENEADVITARSVHKNSISGTIWSMCFISKDPNQPSKGHDPVLAILLNRRGALLTELLLLGWNIRDHSICILSQYVEAGPFAYDVAEVPHCYGFAIIFRVGDALIMNLRDAHAPCCVYRTNLNFSPNAVEEQNFVDESCRVHDVDDEGLFNVAACALLELRDYDPMCIDADSDNLNSTYKRACAWSWEPGNAKNPRMIFCVDTGEFFLMELYIDSDGLKVQQSDCLYKGLPCKAVLWVEGGYVASLVEMGDGMVLKLENERLVYSNPIQNISPILDMSVVNWHDEKQDQMFACCGVVPEGSLRIIRSGISVEKLLKTAPIYQGITGTWTVRMKVSDSYHSFLVLSFVEETRVLSVGLSFIDVTDSVGFQPDVCTLACGLVNDGLLVQIHQHAVRLCLPTQVAHSEGIPLPSPVCTSWFPDGMGINLGAVGDNLIVVSTSSPCFLFILGVRLLSAFHYEIYEMQHLRLHYELSCVSIPPKCFERKHTNPPLNLVDKSCVSALPSEVDISKCFVVGTHKPSVEVLSFDSDKGLRLLAVGTIELTNTLGTAISGCVPQDVRLVLVDRFYVLSGLRNGMLLRFEWPITSTMSSSATPGRNPACSLLANAEAANLTISASNAFGLQRFDVQLSEKTNYNFPITLQLIAIRRIGITPVFLVPLSDSLDADIITLSDRPWLLHTAKHSLSYTSISFQSSTHVTPVCSVECPKGILFVAENSLNLVEMGQSKRLNVQKFSLEGTPRKVLYHSESKLLIVMRTELNNDTCSSDICCVDPLSGTVLSSFKLDLGETGKSMQLVRVGNEQVLIVGTSRSSGPAIMPSGEAESTKGRLIVLCLEHMQNSDSGSTTLGSKAGSSSQRASPFREIVGYATEQLSSSSLCSSPDDNTSCDGIKLEETESWQLRLSCSVLWPGMVLAICPYLDRYFLASAGNAFFVCGFPSDNCQKFRKLAVGRTRFMITSLTAHYTRIAVGDCRDGILFYSYNEEARKLEQLYCDPSQRLVADCILMDVDTAVVSDRKGSIAVLSCSDRLEDNASPECNLAVSCAYYMGEIAMSIRKGSFSYKLPADDALKGSNENIDSVHNTFVASTLLGSIITFIPLSREEYELLEAVQARLIVHRLTAPILGNDHNEYRSRENQIGVPKILDGDMLAQFLELTNLQQEAILSFPLGTKDTPRSKLKWSSSSIPLNEVVRLLERVHYALS; from the exons ATGGCGGTATCGGAGGAAGAATGCTCGTCTGCCAAGTCACGATCATCGTCATCGGCCTCCAGCAGTAATCACTACTTGGCTAAGTGCGTCCTTAGAGGAAGCGTCGTTCTTCAGGTTGTTTATGGTCACATCCGCTCTCCAAGCTCGCTTGACGTCGTTTTTGGAAAG GAGAATTCCATAGAATTGGTAATAATTGGTGAGGATGGAATAGTTCAATCCGTAAGCGAACAGCCTGTGTTTGGTACAATTAAAGACCTTGCCATCTTACCCTGGAATGACAAGTTCCGTTCTCGTAATCCCCAG ATGCTGGGTAAAGACTTGTTGATTGTTATTTCTGATTCTGGGAAGCTTTCGTTTCTCTCTTTTAGCAATGAAATGCACAG ATTCTTCCCAGTAACGCAAGTTCAACTTTCCAATCCTGGAAACTCTAGGAATCAGCTTGGAAGAATGCTAGCTGTTGATTCCAG TGGATGTTTCATTGCTGCTAGTGCTTATGAAAACCGGTTGGCTATGTTCTCTGTTTCAGTGTCTGCAGGCAGTGATATTATTGATAAG AAAATAATGTATCCTTCCGAGAACGAAGCAGATGTGATTACCGCTAGAAGTGTCCATAAAAACAGTATATCTGGTACTATATGGAGCATGTGCTTTATATCGAAAGATCCTAATCAACCAAGTAAGGGGCATGATCCTGTACTTGCCATTCTTTTAAATAG GAGAGGAGCACTTCTTACTGAACTGCTATTATTGGGATGGAATATTAGAGATCATTCTATTTGTATTCTGTCGCAGTATGTTGAAGCTGGACCTTTCGCATATGATGTTGCTGAAGTTCCTCATTGTTATGGGTTTGCCATTATCTTTAGGGTGGGTGATGCTCTCATTATGAATCTTAGAGATGCTCATGCACCTTGTTGTGTGTATAGAACAAACTTAAATTTTTCACCTAATGCAGTTGAGGAGCAGAATTTTGTGGACGAGTCATGTAGGGTACATGATGTGGATGATGAAGGTTTATTTAATGTTGCCGCCTGTGCTTTATTGGAGCTGAGGGATTATGATCCCATGTGTATAGATGCTGACAGTGACAATTTAAATTCTACCTACAAACGTGCATGTGCATGGAGTTGGGAACCAGGAAATGCTAAGAATCCAAGAATGATTTTTTGTGTCGATACTGGAGAGTTTTTCTTGATGGAGCTTTACATTGATTCTGATGGCCTTAAGGTTCAGCAATCTGATTGTCTTTATAAAGGTTTACCATGCAAGGCGGTTTTGTGGGTGGAAGGCGGTTATGTGGCTTCTCTTGTGGAGATGGGGGATGGGATGGTTCTGAAGCTGGAAAATGAAAGGCTGGTATACAGCAATCCTATTCAAAACATTTCCCCCATCTTGGATATGTCGGTTGTCAATTGGCATGATGAAAAGCAGGATCAAATGTTTGCTTGTTGTGGAGTGGTCCCAGAGGGTTCATTAAGGATCATTCGAAGTGGTATCAGTGTAGAAAAGCTACTGAAGACTGCCCCTATCTATCAAGGAATAACTGGTACTTGGACAGTTAGAATGAAAGTAAGTGATTCATACCATTCTTTTCTTGTGCTATCATTTGTTGAAGAAACCAGGGTACTGTCAGTTGGTTTAAGCTTTATCGATGTGACCGATTCAGTTGGTTTCCAGCCTGATGTTTGTACTTTGGCTTGTGGCCTTGTAAACGATGGGCTGCTGGTCCAGATTCACCAGCATGCAGTTCGGCTTTGCTTGCCCACCCAGGTTGCCCATTCCGAAGGTATTCCTTTGCCGTCTCCAGTATGTACATCTTGGTTTCCAGATGGTATGGGTATTAATTTGGGGGCTGTTGGAGATAATTTGATAGTTGTTTCAACGTCTAGTCCATGCTTTTTGTTCATTCTTGGGGTCAGATTGCTGTCGGCATTTCACTATGAAATATATGAAATGCAACATTTAAGATTGCATTATGAATTATCTTGTGTTTCCATCCCTCCAAAATGTTTTGAGCGAAAGCATACAAATCCACCCTTAAATTTGGTGGATAAGAGCTGTGTGTCAGCCCTTCCATCTGAGGTCGACATCAGTAAATGCTTTGTTGTTGGCACACATAAACCCTCTGTGGAAGTTTTGTCTTTTGATTCTGATAAAGGCCTAAGACTTCTTGCTGTTGGGACAATTGAATTGACAAATACTTTGGGAACTGCCATTAGTGGTTGCGTCCCTCAAGATGTAAGGCTTGTATTAGTTGATCGGTTTTATGTTCTTTCTGGATTGAGAAATGGAATGTTGCTTCGGTTTGAGTGGCCCATTACCTCGACCATGTCTTCATCAGCAACACCTGGTCGTAATCCTGCTTGTTCCCTTTTAGCTAATGCAGAAGCTGCCAACCTGACCATATCAGCATCAAATGCTTTTGGCCTCCAAAGATTTGATGTTCAATTATCTGAAAagacaaattataattttcctATAACTCTTCAATTGATTGCTATACGTCGCATTGGCATCACTCCTGTTTTCTTGGTTCCCCTGAGTGACTCACTTGATGCTGATATAATTACACTAAGTGACAGACCTTGGTTGTTGCATACTGCAAAGCATAGCCTTTCTTATACATCTATCTCATTTCAGTCTTCAACACATGTAACTCCTGTATGTTCAGTTGAGTGCCCCAAGGGAATTTTGTTTGTTGCAGAGAACAGCCTAAACTTG GTAGAGATGGGGCAGAGTAAGAGGCTTAATGTGCAGAAGTTTAGTCTAGAAGGCACTCCTCGGAAGGTCCTATATCATAGTGAAAGCAAGTTGTTGATTGTGATGAGAACTGAACTGAATAATGATACATGTTCATCTGATATATGTTGCGTGGATCCTCTCAGTGGTACAGTGCTATCATCTTTTAAACTTGATCTCGGAGAAACAGGAAAATCCATGCAGTTAGTGAGGGTGGGAAATGAACAAGTTCTCATTGTTGGAACCAGTCGATCTTCGGGTCCAGCAATAATGCCGAGTGGTGAGGCTGAGAG TACCAAGGGCCGTCTTATTGTTCTCTGCCTAGAACACATGCAAAATTCAGATAGTGGTTCAACGACACTAGGTTCAAAGGCAGGTTCATCTTCTCAACGGGCTTCACCATTTCGTGAAATTGTTGGATATGCCACAGAGCAACTATCTAGCAGTAGTCTTTGCAGCAGCCCAGATGACAACACTAGCTGTGATGGAATTAAACTTGAAGAAACTGAATCGTGGCAGTTACGATTGTCTTGCTCAGTTTTATGGCCTGGAATGGTACTCGCAATCTGTCCTTATCTTGATCGTTACTTCTTGGCATCTGCTGGTAATGCT TTTTTTGTATGTGGTTTCCCTAGTGACAATTGCCAAAAGTTTAGAAAGTTAGCTGTAGGGAGAACACGCTTCATGATTACTTCTTTGACTGCACATTATACAAGAATTGCTGTCGGAGATTGCCGTGATGGTATACTTTTCTATTCTTACAATGAG GAGGCTAGAAAACTGGAGCAACTTTATTGTGATCCATCACAGAGATTAGTTGCAGATTGTATTCTGATGGATGTTGATACTGCTGTTGTTTCAGATCGGAAGGGGAGCATCGCTGTGCTATCATGCTCAGATCGTTTAGAAG ATAATGCAAGTCCAGAGTGCAACTTGGCAGTCAGCTGTGCGTACTATATGGGTGAAATAGCTATGAGCATCAGAAAG GGTTCATTTTCTTATAAACTTCCAGCTGATGATGCATTGAAGGGAAGCAATGAGAATATTGACTCGGTGCACAACACATTTGTAGCTAGCACATTGCTAGGAAGCATTATTACCTTTATTCCACTATCAAG GGAAGAATATGAACTCTTAGAAGCTGTTCAAGCTAGACTCATTGTTCATCGATTGACAGCTCCTATCCTCGGAAACGATCATAATGAGTACCGTAGCCGTGAAAACCAG ATCGGAGTGCCTAAGATACTTGATGGTGACATGCTTGCTCAATTCTTGGAGCTTACAAATCTGCAACAAGAGGCTATATTATCATTTCCTCTTGGCACCAAAGATACGCCAAGGTCAAAATTGAAATGGTCATCCTCATCCATCCCTTTGAATGAGGTTGTGCGACTCCTAGAGCGAGTTCATTATGCCTTGAGCTAA
- the LOC107432303 gene encoding uncharacterized protein LOC107432303 isoform X2, which translates to MYPSENEADVITARSVHKNSISGTIWSMCFISKDPNQPSKGHDPVLAILLNRRGALLTELLLLGWNIRDHSICILSQYVEAGPFAYDVAEVPHCYGFAIIFRVGDALIMNLRDAHAPCCVYRTNLNFSPNAVEEQNFVDESCRVHDVDDEGLFNVAACALLELRDYDPMCIDADSDNLNSTYKRACAWSWEPGNAKNPRMIFCVDTGEFFLMELYIDSDGLKVQQSDCLYKGLPCKAVLWVEGGYVASLVEMGDGMVLKLENERLVYSNPIQNISPILDMSVVNWHDEKQDQMFACCGVVPEGSLRIIRSGISVEKLLKTAPIYQGITGTWTVRMKVSDSYHSFLVLSFVEETRVLSVGLSFIDVTDSVGFQPDVCTLACGLVNDGLLVQIHQHAVRLCLPTQVAHSEGIPLPSPVCTSWFPDGMGINLGAVGDNLIVVSTSSPCFLFILGVRLLSAFHYEIYEMQHLRLHYELSCVSIPPKCFERKHTNPPLNLVDKSCVSALPSEVDISKCFVVGTHKPSVEVLSFDSDKGLRLLAVGTIELTNTLGTAISGCVPQDVRLVLVDRFYVLSGLRNGMLLRFEWPITSTMSSSATPGRNPACSLLANAEAANLTISASNAFGLQRFDVQLSEKTNYNFPITLQLIAIRRIGITPVFLVPLSDSLDADIITLSDRPWLLHTAKHSLSYTSISFQSSTHVTPVCSVECPKGILFVAENSLNLVEMGQSKRLNVQKFSLEGTPRKVLYHSESKLLIVMRTELNNDTCSSDICCVDPLSGTVLSSFKLDLGETGKSMQLVRVGNEQVLIVGTSRSSGPAIMPSGEAESTKGRLIVLCLEHMQNSDSGSTTLGSKAGSSSQRASPFREIVGYATEQLSSSSLCSSPDDNTSCDGIKLEETESWQLRLSCSVLWPGMVLAICPYLDRYFLASAGNAFFVCGFPSDNCQKFRKLAVGRTRFMITSLTAHYTRIAVGDCRDGILFYSYNEEARKLEQLYCDPSQRLVADCILMDVDTAVVSDRKGSIAVLSCSDRLEDNASPECNLAVSCAYYMGEIAMSIRKGSFSYKLPADDALKGSNENIDSVHNTFVASTLLGSIITFIPLSREEYELLEAVQARLIVHRLTAPILGNDHNEYRSRENQIGVPKILDGDMLAQFLELTNLQQEAILSFPLGTKDTPRSKLKWSSSSIPLNEVVRLLERVHYALS; encoded by the exons ATGTATCCTTCCGAGAACGAAGCAGATGTGATTACCGCTAGAAGTGTCCATAAAAACAGTATATCTGGTACTATATGGAGCATGTGCTTTATATCGAAAGATCCTAATCAACCAAGTAAGGGGCATGATCCTGTACTTGCCATTCTTTTAAATAG GAGAGGAGCACTTCTTACTGAACTGCTATTATTGGGATGGAATATTAGAGATCATTCTATTTGTATTCTGTCGCAGTATGTTGAAGCTGGACCTTTCGCATATGATGTTGCTGAAGTTCCTCATTGTTATGGGTTTGCCATTATCTTTAGGGTGGGTGATGCTCTCATTATGAATCTTAGAGATGCTCATGCACCTTGTTGTGTGTATAGAACAAACTTAAATTTTTCACCTAATGCAGTTGAGGAGCAGAATTTTGTGGACGAGTCATGTAGGGTACATGATGTGGATGATGAAGGTTTATTTAATGTTGCCGCCTGTGCTTTATTGGAGCTGAGGGATTATGATCCCATGTGTATAGATGCTGACAGTGACAATTTAAATTCTACCTACAAACGTGCATGTGCATGGAGTTGGGAACCAGGAAATGCTAAGAATCCAAGAATGATTTTTTGTGTCGATACTGGAGAGTTTTTCTTGATGGAGCTTTACATTGATTCTGATGGCCTTAAGGTTCAGCAATCTGATTGTCTTTATAAAGGTTTACCATGCAAGGCGGTTTTGTGGGTGGAAGGCGGTTATGTGGCTTCTCTTGTGGAGATGGGGGATGGGATGGTTCTGAAGCTGGAAAATGAAAGGCTGGTATACAGCAATCCTATTCAAAACATTTCCCCCATCTTGGATATGTCGGTTGTCAATTGGCATGATGAAAAGCAGGATCAAATGTTTGCTTGTTGTGGAGTGGTCCCAGAGGGTTCATTAAGGATCATTCGAAGTGGTATCAGTGTAGAAAAGCTACTGAAGACTGCCCCTATCTATCAAGGAATAACTGGTACTTGGACAGTTAGAATGAAAGTAAGTGATTCATACCATTCTTTTCTTGTGCTATCATTTGTTGAAGAAACCAGGGTACTGTCAGTTGGTTTAAGCTTTATCGATGTGACCGATTCAGTTGGTTTCCAGCCTGATGTTTGTACTTTGGCTTGTGGCCTTGTAAACGATGGGCTGCTGGTCCAGATTCACCAGCATGCAGTTCGGCTTTGCTTGCCCACCCAGGTTGCCCATTCCGAAGGTATTCCTTTGCCGTCTCCAGTATGTACATCTTGGTTTCCAGATGGTATGGGTATTAATTTGGGGGCTGTTGGAGATAATTTGATAGTTGTTTCAACGTCTAGTCCATGCTTTTTGTTCATTCTTGGGGTCAGATTGCTGTCGGCATTTCACTATGAAATATATGAAATGCAACATTTAAGATTGCATTATGAATTATCTTGTGTTTCCATCCCTCCAAAATGTTTTGAGCGAAAGCATACAAATCCACCCTTAAATTTGGTGGATAAGAGCTGTGTGTCAGCCCTTCCATCTGAGGTCGACATCAGTAAATGCTTTGTTGTTGGCACACATAAACCCTCTGTGGAAGTTTTGTCTTTTGATTCTGATAAAGGCCTAAGACTTCTTGCTGTTGGGACAATTGAATTGACAAATACTTTGGGAACTGCCATTAGTGGTTGCGTCCCTCAAGATGTAAGGCTTGTATTAGTTGATCGGTTTTATGTTCTTTCTGGATTGAGAAATGGAATGTTGCTTCGGTTTGAGTGGCCCATTACCTCGACCATGTCTTCATCAGCAACACCTGGTCGTAATCCTGCTTGTTCCCTTTTAGCTAATGCAGAAGCTGCCAACCTGACCATATCAGCATCAAATGCTTTTGGCCTCCAAAGATTTGATGTTCAATTATCTGAAAagacaaattataattttcctATAACTCTTCAATTGATTGCTATACGTCGCATTGGCATCACTCCTGTTTTCTTGGTTCCCCTGAGTGACTCACTTGATGCTGATATAATTACACTAAGTGACAGACCTTGGTTGTTGCATACTGCAAAGCATAGCCTTTCTTATACATCTATCTCATTTCAGTCTTCAACACATGTAACTCCTGTATGTTCAGTTGAGTGCCCCAAGGGAATTTTGTTTGTTGCAGAGAACAGCCTAAACTTG GTAGAGATGGGGCAGAGTAAGAGGCTTAATGTGCAGAAGTTTAGTCTAGAAGGCACTCCTCGGAAGGTCCTATATCATAGTGAAAGCAAGTTGTTGATTGTGATGAGAACTGAACTGAATAATGATACATGTTCATCTGATATATGTTGCGTGGATCCTCTCAGTGGTACAGTGCTATCATCTTTTAAACTTGATCTCGGAGAAACAGGAAAATCCATGCAGTTAGTGAGGGTGGGAAATGAACAAGTTCTCATTGTTGGAACCAGTCGATCTTCGGGTCCAGCAATAATGCCGAGTGGTGAGGCTGAGAG TACCAAGGGCCGTCTTATTGTTCTCTGCCTAGAACACATGCAAAATTCAGATAGTGGTTCAACGACACTAGGTTCAAAGGCAGGTTCATCTTCTCAACGGGCTTCACCATTTCGTGAAATTGTTGGATATGCCACAGAGCAACTATCTAGCAGTAGTCTTTGCAGCAGCCCAGATGACAACACTAGCTGTGATGGAATTAAACTTGAAGAAACTGAATCGTGGCAGTTACGATTGTCTTGCTCAGTTTTATGGCCTGGAATGGTACTCGCAATCTGTCCTTATCTTGATCGTTACTTCTTGGCATCTGCTGGTAATGCT TTTTTTGTATGTGGTTTCCCTAGTGACAATTGCCAAAAGTTTAGAAAGTTAGCTGTAGGGAGAACACGCTTCATGATTACTTCTTTGACTGCACATTATACAAGAATTGCTGTCGGAGATTGCCGTGATGGTATACTTTTCTATTCTTACAATGAG GAGGCTAGAAAACTGGAGCAACTTTATTGTGATCCATCACAGAGATTAGTTGCAGATTGTATTCTGATGGATGTTGATACTGCTGTTGTTTCAGATCGGAAGGGGAGCATCGCTGTGCTATCATGCTCAGATCGTTTAGAAG ATAATGCAAGTCCAGAGTGCAACTTGGCAGTCAGCTGTGCGTACTATATGGGTGAAATAGCTATGAGCATCAGAAAG GGTTCATTTTCTTATAAACTTCCAGCTGATGATGCATTGAAGGGAAGCAATGAGAATATTGACTCGGTGCACAACACATTTGTAGCTAGCACATTGCTAGGAAGCATTATTACCTTTATTCCACTATCAAG GGAAGAATATGAACTCTTAGAAGCTGTTCAAGCTAGACTCATTGTTCATCGATTGACAGCTCCTATCCTCGGAAACGATCATAATGAGTACCGTAGCCGTGAAAACCAG ATCGGAGTGCCTAAGATACTTGATGGTGACATGCTTGCTCAATTCTTGGAGCTTACAAATCTGCAACAAGAGGCTATATTATCATTTCCTCTTGGCACCAAAGATACGCCAAGGTCAAAATTGAAATGGTCATCCTCATCCATCCCTTTGAATGAGGTTGTGCGACTCCTAGAGCGAGTTCATTATGCCTTGAGCTAA
- the LOC125419411 gene encoding strigolactone esterase D14 — translation MDTICRSYGREGIAKALNAHVYGNGTQALVLAHGFGSDQTEWHYLVPYFAYFFKVVVFDLVFSANVNPKFYDPNKYSNFNEYAQDLVCLLDQLNVNNSIYMGHSMSAMIGCLAATKRPELFHHLILLSGSPRYLNTAGYNGGFERWEVDEIFKEMGENFTSWVQSFVPSAIGVNSTSAISEFGHSLGRMNPKIALSVAKTVFLSDLRTLLPQVLHPSTIIQSEKDRIVPESVAFYMKSKLGGHANVNILKTQGHLPQLTAYPLLLEVLKSVLHINK, via the exons ATGGATACGATATGCAGGAGCTATGGAAGAGAAGGAATTGCTAAAGCCTTGAACGCTCATGTTTATGGAAATGGCACCCAAGCTCTAGTTCTCGCTCATGGATTTGGTTCAGACCAGACAGAATGGCATTACCTTGTTCCTTACTTCGCTTACTTTTTTAAGGTGGTGGTGTTCGACTTGGTTTTCTCTGCGAATGTGAATCCGAAATTCTACGACCCCAACAAGTATTCAAATTTCAATGAATATGCCCAAGATCTGGTTTGCCTTCTTGATCAGCTCAATGTCAATAACAGCATATATATGGGCCATTCCATGTCTGCCATGATTGGATGTTTAGCTGCAACTAAGAGACCAGAACTCTTCCACCACCTTATACTACTAAGTGGCTCTCCCAG ATACCTCAATACCGCAGGTTACAATGGAGGCTTTGAGAGGTGGGAAGTCGATGAAATCTTCAAAGAGATGGGTGAGAATTTTACAAGTTGGGTTCAGAGTTTTGTTCCCTCAGCAATAGGTGTAAACAGCACAAGTGCAATATCAGAGTTTGGACACAGTTTGGGAAGAATGAATCCCAAGATTGCTCTGAGTGTTGCCAAAACTGTGTTTCTTAGTGATCTAAGAACACTTTTACCACAAGTTTTACACCCTAGTACCATAATTCAATCAGAAAAAGATCGTATAGTACCCGAATCTGTTGCATTTTACATGAAGAGCAAGCTTGGTGGGCATGCCAACGTTAATATACTGAAAACTCAAGGCCATCTTCCTCAGCTAACAGCTTACCCTTTGCTTTTGGAAGTTCTCAAGAGTGTTCTCCACATCAATAAATAG